The following are encoded in a window of Maylandia zebra isolate NMK-2024a linkage group LG5, Mzebra_GT3a, whole genome shotgun sequence genomic DNA:
- the igfn1.1 gene encoding immunoglobulin-like and fibronectin type III domain-containing protein 1.1 isoform X2, with product MITQFMEELPEGMTTPDFTRKPIALTIQEGKFAFFKAIIVGTPTPTVTWSRANGEILFHPSVCLQKYDEATHEHTIEFPKVSPEDADTYKCFATNEYGRAVCTVVLNVIEVGFSKTKELQKAQVEDTVDFRKTLKKRNPDGTREQKPMETEEKVWEILLSADKKDYERICAEYGITNFRGMLKKLNEMKKEREEEVAEFVTHISSLKPIEVTDDDYATIELDMDLKDPSSKLYLYKDGVMVPFSKDEADEQKHSLKQVGKKYIFKIKKLGVEDAGLYSVDVEGVNVFSTDFKVTPVEFAVKIQEVKAEEREDALFQCVLTAPMNEIKWYGKSALLSNSEKHEITISEDKLIHKLIVRDCMPLDAGIYAAVAGIKSCNAWLIVEADKDPASKGKKVARKTTMAGGSNEEELLKIAKEQQEKYQKELEEKLELAKKAQAEKEAAGAAAQEDEEAAKKAAAEAKAKAKAAARAKRAAAGKDGAPRKSAKKGAGAGSGAASADGTVGAEGAAGVGGAAGADGTVGAGGAAGVGGAAGAGGADGTVGAGGAGGAVGAGGAAGAGGTGGPGGAAAVAGAGGTSGIGAGSAGGAGNGVDGGASAGGQEGGHGAAAIGKGGAQGAAGVGVGGGEGEDEYDSFEDSDEEFEGEWGEEGCVEGGGEEGEGGEGGEGGVGGEGGGKGGKRRKRVRAGPLVPDTVIDPGVHFHAGLSDCKAIIGEAAELECKVSSEDCVGVWYKDGEEIKSSEGLTISKDGTFHRLKIHKVTEEFAGKYKFEADGRKTEAEIAVEDPPRFNAEDLEAFKTPVTVKKGHKATFNLAFIGREPIKIQWYREGEELSEEANIKIEHSEGSSRLLLLKLQRKDSGEIKIKLKNEFGTMEALSQLVVLDKPTPPMGPLEIVEASSSAVEFKWRPPKDSGGCKILNYILERQQVGRNTWKKLGPIGPEAKYRDTDVDHGRRYCYRLRVETEMGISELMETEDIQAGTKAYPGPPSAPKVVSAFKDCITLSWSPPADTGGTSILGYNLEKRKKGSNLWGPVNPPNEMIRGKQFAVKDVIEGMEYEFRVSAINNSGAGEFSSPSEFVFARDPKKPPGKVSDFKVTDSTYTTISLSWTKPKDIEGVEDEAKGYFVEIRLAENTEWDRCNLNAITMTSYTVKGMKSMAMYWVRVIAINEGGHGEPQELDNYHISMPPPVRPRFTDAKIKSFMVVRAGNSARFNINFEASPWPDVIWLKDGVPVSKKVTISNAEGTSQILIPSAERSDTGVYTIIVKNIVGQETISIEIRVTDEPKPPGPVELDENVHGTVTISWTASPDEKRDDRLHYMVTKRDSSKRTWNTIADRIFNNRFTACNIMPGREYQFRVYAKNDMGSSKPSESPKWLIPAKKEKFTVKMPESKTCNLLCPPKFIVPLKTHTAPEGYECYMTCAIKGDPTPHVTWLRDSVSLNTNTNYLISNTCGVCSLLILRVGSKDTGEYKVVAENSLGRAESATKLTVRE from the exons ATGATAACACAGTTTATGGAGGAACTTCCAGAGGGAATGACAACTCCAGATTTCACCCGCAAACCGATTGCTCTAACTATTCAAGAGG GTAAATTTGCGTTCTTTAAAGCCATAATAGTAGGAACCCCAACCCCTACTGTGACATGGAGTAGAGCAAATGGAGAAATACTTTTTCATCCTTCTGTGTGCCTACAAAAATATGATGAGGCAACCCACGAACACACCATTGAG TTCCCTAAAGTTTCTCCAGAAGATGCTGACACCTACAAGTGTTTTGCAACAAATGAATATGGAAGGGCTGTTTgcactgttgttttaaatgttattgaaG TTGGATTTTCCAAGACCAAAGAACTCCAAAAGGCACAAGTCGAAG ATACAGTTGACTTCAGAAAGACACTAAAAAAACG TAATCCAGATGGAACACGTGAGCAGAAGCCAATGGAGACAGAGGAGAAGGTCTGGGAAATTCTGCTCAGTGCAGACAAGAAAGACTATGAGCGTATCTGTGCTGAGTATGGTATCACAAACTTCCGTGGCATGCTAAAGAAacttaatgaaatgaaaaaagaacGAGAAGAGGAGGTCGCAGAG TTTGTCACACATATCAGCAGTTTAAAGCCTATTGAGGTCACAGATGATGATTATGCAACAATTGAGTTGGATATGGACCTCAAGGATCCTAGCAGTAAACTGTACCTGTACAAG GATGGTGTCATGGTTccattttccaaagatgaggctGATGAGCAGAAACATAGTTTGAAACAAGTTGgcaaaaaatacatattcaaAATCAAAAAACTAGGAGTAGAAGATGCTGGACTCTACTCAGTGGATGTTGAGGGTGTCAATGTGTTCTCCACTGATTTTAAAG TAACTCCAGTCGaatttgctgtcaaaatacaAGAAGTCAAGGCAGAAGAACGAGAGGACGCCCTCTTTCAATGTGTCCTAACTGCACCCATGAACGAGATCAAATGGTATGGCAAAAGTGCTCTGCTGTCAAATAgtgaaaaacatgaaattacTATATCTGAGGATAAGCTCATCCACAAATTGATTGTGCGGGACTGCATGCCTTTGGATGCCGGTATCTATGCTGCTGTGGCAGGAATAAAATCTTGCAACGCTTGGCTTATAGTTGAAG CTGACAAAGATCCTGCAAGTAAGGGCAAAAAGGTGGCTCGGAAAACCACCATGGCTGGAGGTAGCAACGAAGAGGAGCTGTTGAAAATAGCAAAGGAGCAGCAAGAAAAATATCAGAAAGAATTGGAAGAAAAACTGGAACTTGCAAAGAAAGCCCAAGCCGAGAAAGAAGCCGCTGGAGCAGCAGCCCAAGAGGATGAAGAAGCAGCTAAAAAGGCAGCTGCTGAAGCCAAAGCTAAAGCTAAGGCTGCGGCAAGAGCTAAAAGGGCAGCAGCTGGTAAAGACGGAGCTCCAAGGAAAAGTGCGAAAAAAGGAGCCGGTGCTGGAAGTGGCGCGGCCTCTGCTGATGGAACTGTTGGTGCCGAGGGTGCTGCTGGTGTTGGTGGGGCTGCCGGTGCTGATGGAACTGTTGGTGCCGGGGGTGCTGCTGGTGTTGGTGGGGCTGCCGGTGCTGGTGGTGCTGATGGAACTGTTGGTGCCGGGGGTGCTGGTGGTGCTGTTGGTGCCGGGGGTGCAGCTGGTGCTGGCGGGACAGGTGGTCCTGGTGGTGCTGCTGCAGTTGCAGGTGCTGGTGGTACCAGTGGTATTGGTGCAGGAAGTGCAGGGGGTGCAGGCAATGGAGTTGATGGTGGTGCCAGTGCTGGTGGACAAGAAGGTGGACATGGAGCTGCAGCCATTGGAAAAGGTGGAGCTCAAGGCGCAGCTGGAGTAGGAGTCGGTGGCGGTGAAGGAGAAGATGAATATGATTCATTTGAAGATTCTGATGAAGAATTTGAGGGGGAGTGGGGAGAAGAAGGATGTgtagaaggaggaggagaggaaggagaaggaggagagggaggagaaggGGGTGTAGGAGGAGAGGGGGGAGGTAAAGGAGGAAAACGCAGAAAACGTGTGAGAGCTGGTCCTCTGGTTCCAGATACAGTAATAG ACCCAGGAGTTCACTTTCATGCTGGGCTTTCTGACTGCAAAGCCATTATTGGAGAAGCGGCAGAGCTGGAGTGTAAAGTGAGCAGTGAAGACTGTGTGGGAGTCTGGTACAAAGATGGGGAAGAG ATTAAGTCATCTGAGGGGTTAACTATTTCAAAGGATGGAACATTTCACAGACTGAAAATTCATAAAGTCACAGAAGAATTTGCAGGGAAATATAAATTTGAAGCAGACGGGCGTAAGACAGAGGCTGAGATTGCTGTTGAAG ATCCACCACGATTTAATGCTGAAGATCTGGAAGCATTCAAAACTCCTGTCACTGTGAAAAAAGGACACAAAGCTACGTTCAACTTGGCTTTTATTGGACGGGAACCTATAAAAATTCAGTGGTACCGTGAGGGTGAAGAGCTTTCGGAGGAGGCAAACATCAAGATAGAGCATTCAGAGGGGTCTAGCCGTCTACTGCTATTGAAGCTTCAGCGTAAAGATAGTGGTGAAATCAAGATTAAACTCAAAAATGAGTTTGGCACTATGGAGGCTCTCAGCCAACTTGTTGTactgg ATAAACCTACTCCTCCAATGGGACCTCTAGAGATTGTTGAAGCCTCCTCCTCTGCAGTTGAATTCAAGTGGAGACCCCCAAAAGACAGTGGTGGCTGCAAGATATTAAACTATATCCTTGAACGACAACAAGTTGGCCGTAACACCTGGAAGAAGTTGGGGCCAATTGGTCCTGAGGCCAAGTACAGGGACACGGATGTAGACCATGGCCGAAGGTATTGCTATCGCCTCAGAGTGGAGACTGAAATGGGCATCAGTGAACTGATGGAAACAGAGGACATTCAAGCTGGTACAAAAG CATACCCTGGACCTCCATCAGCACCCAAGGTTGTCAGTGCCTTCAAAGACTGTATCACTCTCTCCTGGTCTCCCCCTGCTGATACTGGAGGAACCAGTATTCTGGGATACAACCTTGAAAAACGCAAGAAGGGCAGCAACTTATGGGGCCCTGTCAATCCACCCAATGAGATGATTAGAG GGAAGCAATTTGCTGTGAAAGATGTAATTGAGGGCATGGAGTATGAATTCCGTGTGTCTGCGATCAATAACTCTGGAGCCGGTGAATTCAGCTCCCCTTCAGAATTCGTGTTTGCCAGAGACCCTAAAA AACCTCCTGGTAAAGTCAGTGACTTCAAAGTGACAGATTCCACTTACACAACCATCTCCTTGTCTTGGACAAAACCCAAGGACATTGAGGGGGTTGAAGATGAAGCAAAGGGATATTTTGTGGAGATCAGGCTTGCAGAAAACACAGAGTGGGATCGCTGTAATTTGAATGCAATAACCATGACGTCTTATACAGTAAAAGGCATGAAGTCAATGGCTATGTACTGGGTAAGAGTCATTGCTATCAATGAAGGAGGCCATGGAGAGCCACAGGAACTGGATAACTACCATATCTCTATGCCTCCTCCTG TGAGGCCCCGATTCACTGATGCCAAAATTAAGAGTTTTATGGTGGTGAGAGCAGGAAATTCAGCACGATTCAACATTAACTTTGAG GCCTCTCCTTGGCCAGATGTAATCTGGCTAAAAGATGGCGTGCCAGTGTCTAAAAAAGTGACCATCAGTAATGCAGAGGGTACATCCCAGATTCTCATTCCTTCTGCTGAGCGCTCAGATACTGGAGTCTATACAATCATTGTCAAGAACATTGTTGGGCAAGAAACAATCAGCATTGAAATTAgagtcacag ATGAGCCCAAGCCTCCAGGTCCTGTGGAGTTAGATGAAAATGTGCATGGTACTGTGACTATTTCATGGACAGCATCTCCAGATGAGAAACGTGATGACAGGCTGCATTACATGGTGACCAAGCGTGATTCAAGCAAAAGAACATGGAACACCATTGCAGATCGAATCTTCAACAACAGATTCACAGCATGTAACATAATGCCAGGACGAGAATACCAGTTCAGAGTCTATGCAAAGAATGACATGGGCTCCTCCAAACCCTCTGAATCCCCCAAGTGGCTGATTCCTGCCAAAAAAG AAAAGTTCACTGTGAAAATGCCAGAATCAAAGACGTGCAATCTGCTGTGTCCTCCCAAGTTCATTGTCCCACTGAAAACCCACACAGCTCCTGAAGGGTATGAATGCTATATGACTTGTGCTATAAAAGGGGATCCAACACCTCATGTCACATGGCTCCGCGACAGTGTCAGTCTGAATACAAACACTAACTACCTAATCTCCAACACCTGTGGAGTATGCTCTCTGCTCATATTGAGGGTTGGCTCGAAAGACACCGGGGAGTACAAGGTTGTTGCAGAAAACTCTTTGGGAAGGGCAGAGTCTGCAACTAAACTCACAGTCAGAG AATAG
- the igfn1.1 gene encoding immunoglobulin-like and fibronectin type III domain-containing protein 1.1 isoform X1: MSKKSKVTDQTATGQAGIRKKSKVPGVMITQFMEELPEGMTTPDFTRKPIALTIQEGKFAFFKAIIVGTPTPTVTWSRANGEILFHPSVCLQKYDEATHEHTIEFPKVSPEDADTYKCFATNEYGRAVCTVVLNVIEVGFSKTKELQKAQVEDTVDFRKTLKKRNPDGTREQKPMETEEKVWEILLSADKKDYERICAEYGITNFRGMLKKLNEMKKEREEEVAEFVTHISSLKPIEVTDDDYATIELDMDLKDPSSKLYLYKDGVMVPFSKDEADEQKHSLKQVGKKYIFKIKKLGVEDAGLYSVDVEGVNVFSTDFKVTPVEFAVKIQEVKAEEREDALFQCVLTAPMNEIKWYGKSALLSNSEKHEITISEDKLIHKLIVRDCMPLDAGIYAAVAGIKSCNAWLIVEADKDPASKGKKVARKTTMAGGSNEEELLKIAKEQQEKYQKELEEKLELAKKAQAEKEAAGAAAQEDEEAAKKAAAEAKAKAKAAARAKRAAAGKDGAPRKSAKKGAGAGSGAASADGTVGAEGAAGVGGAAGADGTVGAGGAAGVGGAAGAGGADGTVGAGGAGGAVGAGGAAGAGGTGGPGGAAAVAGAGGTSGIGAGSAGGAGNGVDGGASAGGQEGGHGAAAIGKGGAQGAAGVGVGGGEGEDEYDSFEDSDEEFEGEWGEEGCVEGGGEEGEGGEGGEGGVGGEGGGKGGKRRKRVRAGPLVPDTVIDPGVHFHAGLSDCKAIIGEAAELECKVSSEDCVGVWYKDGEEIKSSEGLTISKDGTFHRLKIHKVTEEFAGKYKFEADGRKTEAEIAVEDPPRFNAEDLEAFKTPVTVKKGHKATFNLAFIGREPIKIQWYREGEELSEEANIKIEHSEGSSRLLLLKLQRKDSGEIKIKLKNEFGTMEALSQLVVLDKPTPPMGPLEIVEASSSAVEFKWRPPKDSGGCKILNYILERQQVGRNTWKKLGPIGPEAKYRDTDVDHGRRYCYRLRVETEMGISELMETEDIQAGTKAYPGPPSAPKVVSAFKDCITLSWSPPADTGGTSILGYNLEKRKKGSNLWGPVNPPNEMIRGKQFAVKDVIEGMEYEFRVSAINNSGAGEFSSPSEFVFARDPKKPPGKVSDFKVTDSTYTTISLSWTKPKDIEGVEDEAKGYFVEIRLAENTEWDRCNLNAITMTSYTVKGMKSMAMYWVRVIAINEGGHGEPQELDNYHISMPPPVRPRFTDAKIKSFMVVRAGNSARFNINFEASPWPDVIWLKDGVPVSKKVTISNAEGTSQILIPSAERSDTGVYTIIVKNIVGQETISIEIRVTDEPKPPGPVELDENVHGTVTISWTASPDEKRDDRLHYMVTKRDSSKRTWNTIADRIFNNRFTACNIMPGREYQFRVYAKNDMGSSKPSESPKWLIPAKKEKFTVKMPESKTCNLLCPPKFIVPLKTHTAPEGYECYMTCAIKGDPTPHVTWLRDSVSLNTNTNYLISNTCGVCSLLILRVGSKDTGEYKVVAENSLGRAESATKLTVRE; the protein is encoded by the exons GCATCAGGAAGAAGTCAAAAGTGCCTGGTGTCATGATAACACAGTTTATGGAGGAACTTCCAGAGGGAATGACAACTCCAGATTTCACCCGCAAACCGATTGCTCTAACTATTCAAGAGG GTAAATTTGCGTTCTTTAAAGCCATAATAGTAGGAACCCCAACCCCTACTGTGACATGGAGTAGAGCAAATGGAGAAATACTTTTTCATCCTTCTGTGTGCCTACAAAAATATGATGAGGCAACCCACGAACACACCATTGAG TTCCCTAAAGTTTCTCCAGAAGATGCTGACACCTACAAGTGTTTTGCAACAAATGAATATGGAAGGGCTGTTTgcactgttgttttaaatgttattgaaG TTGGATTTTCCAAGACCAAAGAACTCCAAAAGGCACAAGTCGAAG ATACAGTTGACTTCAGAAAGACACTAAAAAAACG TAATCCAGATGGAACACGTGAGCAGAAGCCAATGGAGACAGAGGAGAAGGTCTGGGAAATTCTGCTCAGTGCAGACAAGAAAGACTATGAGCGTATCTGTGCTGAGTATGGTATCACAAACTTCCGTGGCATGCTAAAGAAacttaatgaaatgaaaaaagaacGAGAAGAGGAGGTCGCAGAG TTTGTCACACATATCAGCAGTTTAAAGCCTATTGAGGTCACAGATGATGATTATGCAACAATTGAGTTGGATATGGACCTCAAGGATCCTAGCAGTAAACTGTACCTGTACAAG GATGGTGTCATGGTTccattttccaaagatgaggctGATGAGCAGAAACATAGTTTGAAACAAGTTGgcaaaaaatacatattcaaAATCAAAAAACTAGGAGTAGAAGATGCTGGACTCTACTCAGTGGATGTTGAGGGTGTCAATGTGTTCTCCACTGATTTTAAAG TAACTCCAGTCGaatttgctgtcaaaatacaAGAAGTCAAGGCAGAAGAACGAGAGGACGCCCTCTTTCAATGTGTCCTAACTGCACCCATGAACGAGATCAAATGGTATGGCAAAAGTGCTCTGCTGTCAAATAgtgaaaaacatgaaattacTATATCTGAGGATAAGCTCATCCACAAATTGATTGTGCGGGACTGCATGCCTTTGGATGCCGGTATCTATGCTGCTGTGGCAGGAATAAAATCTTGCAACGCTTGGCTTATAGTTGAAG CTGACAAAGATCCTGCAAGTAAGGGCAAAAAGGTGGCTCGGAAAACCACCATGGCTGGAGGTAGCAACGAAGAGGAGCTGTTGAAAATAGCAAAGGAGCAGCAAGAAAAATATCAGAAAGAATTGGAAGAAAAACTGGAACTTGCAAAGAAAGCCCAAGCCGAGAAAGAAGCCGCTGGAGCAGCAGCCCAAGAGGATGAAGAAGCAGCTAAAAAGGCAGCTGCTGAAGCCAAAGCTAAAGCTAAGGCTGCGGCAAGAGCTAAAAGGGCAGCAGCTGGTAAAGACGGAGCTCCAAGGAAAAGTGCGAAAAAAGGAGCCGGTGCTGGAAGTGGCGCGGCCTCTGCTGATGGAACTGTTGGTGCCGAGGGTGCTGCTGGTGTTGGTGGGGCTGCCGGTGCTGATGGAACTGTTGGTGCCGGGGGTGCTGCTGGTGTTGGTGGGGCTGCCGGTGCTGGTGGTGCTGATGGAACTGTTGGTGCCGGGGGTGCTGGTGGTGCTGTTGGTGCCGGGGGTGCAGCTGGTGCTGGCGGGACAGGTGGTCCTGGTGGTGCTGCTGCAGTTGCAGGTGCTGGTGGTACCAGTGGTATTGGTGCAGGAAGTGCAGGGGGTGCAGGCAATGGAGTTGATGGTGGTGCCAGTGCTGGTGGACAAGAAGGTGGACATGGAGCTGCAGCCATTGGAAAAGGTGGAGCTCAAGGCGCAGCTGGAGTAGGAGTCGGTGGCGGTGAAGGAGAAGATGAATATGATTCATTTGAAGATTCTGATGAAGAATTTGAGGGGGAGTGGGGAGAAGAAGGATGTgtagaaggaggaggagaggaaggagaaggaggagagggaggagaaggGGGTGTAGGAGGAGAGGGGGGAGGTAAAGGAGGAAAACGCAGAAAACGTGTGAGAGCTGGTCCTCTGGTTCCAGATACAGTAATAG ACCCAGGAGTTCACTTTCATGCTGGGCTTTCTGACTGCAAAGCCATTATTGGAGAAGCGGCAGAGCTGGAGTGTAAAGTGAGCAGTGAAGACTGTGTGGGAGTCTGGTACAAAGATGGGGAAGAG ATTAAGTCATCTGAGGGGTTAACTATTTCAAAGGATGGAACATTTCACAGACTGAAAATTCATAAAGTCACAGAAGAATTTGCAGGGAAATATAAATTTGAAGCAGACGGGCGTAAGACAGAGGCTGAGATTGCTGTTGAAG ATCCACCACGATTTAATGCTGAAGATCTGGAAGCATTCAAAACTCCTGTCACTGTGAAAAAAGGACACAAAGCTACGTTCAACTTGGCTTTTATTGGACGGGAACCTATAAAAATTCAGTGGTACCGTGAGGGTGAAGAGCTTTCGGAGGAGGCAAACATCAAGATAGAGCATTCAGAGGGGTCTAGCCGTCTACTGCTATTGAAGCTTCAGCGTAAAGATAGTGGTGAAATCAAGATTAAACTCAAAAATGAGTTTGGCACTATGGAGGCTCTCAGCCAACTTGTTGTactgg ATAAACCTACTCCTCCAATGGGACCTCTAGAGATTGTTGAAGCCTCCTCCTCTGCAGTTGAATTCAAGTGGAGACCCCCAAAAGACAGTGGTGGCTGCAAGATATTAAACTATATCCTTGAACGACAACAAGTTGGCCGTAACACCTGGAAGAAGTTGGGGCCAATTGGTCCTGAGGCCAAGTACAGGGACACGGATGTAGACCATGGCCGAAGGTATTGCTATCGCCTCAGAGTGGAGACTGAAATGGGCATCAGTGAACTGATGGAAACAGAGGACATTCAAGCTGGTACAAAAG CATACCCTGGACCTCCATCAGCACCCAAGGTTGTCAGTGCCTTCAAAGACTGTATCACTCTCTCCTGGTCTCCCCCTGCTGATACTGGAGGAACCAGTATTCTGGGATACAACCTTGAAAAACGCAAGAAGGGCAGCAACTTATGGGGCCCTGTCAATCCACCCAATGAGATGATTAGAG GGAAGCAATTTGCTGTGAAAGATGTAATTGAGGGCATGGAGTATGAATTCCGTGTGTCTGCGATCAATAACTCTGGAGCCGGTGAATTCAGCTCCCCTTCAGAATTCGTGTTTGCCAGAGACCCTAAAA AACCTCCTGGTAAAGTCAGTGACTTCAAAGTGACAGATTCCACTTACACAACCATCTCCTTGTCTTGGACAAAACCCAAGGACATTGAGGGGGTTGAAGATGAAGCAAAGGGATATTTTGTGGAGATCAGGCTTGCAGAAAACACAGAGTGGGATCGCTGTAATTTGAATGCAATAACCATGACGTCTTATACAGTAAAAGGCATGAAGTCAATGGCTATGTACTGGGTAAGAGTCATTGCTATCAATGAAGGAGGCCATGGAGAGCCACAGGAACTGGATAACTACCATATCTCTATGCCTCCTCCTG TGAGGCCCCGATTCACTGATGCCAAAATTAAGAGTTTTATGGTGGTGAGAGCAGGAAATTCAGCACGATTCAACATTAACTTTGAG GCCTCTCCTTGGCCAGATGTAATCTGGCTAAAAGATGGCGTGCCAGTGTCTAAAAAAGTGACCATCAGTAATGCAGAGGGTACATCCCAGATTCTCATTCCTTCTGCTGAGCGCTCAGATACTGGAGTCTATACAATCATTGTCAAGAACATTGTTGGGCAAGAAACAATCAGCATTGAAATTAgagtcacag ATGAGCCCAAGCCTCCAGGTCCTGTGGAGTTAGATGAAAATGTGCATGGTACTGTGACTATTTCATGGACAGCATCTCCAGATGAGAAACGTGATGACAGGCTGCATTACATGGTGACCAAGCGTGATTCAAGCAAAAGAACATGGAACACCATTGCAGATCGAATCTTCAACAACAGATTCACAGCATGTAACATAATGCCAGGACGAGAATACCAGTTCAGAGTCTATGCAAAGAATGACATGGGCTCCTCCAAACCCTCTGAATCCCCCAAGTGGCTGATTCCTGCCAAAAAAG AAAAGTTCACTGTGAAAATGCCAGAATCAAAGACGTGCAATCTGCTGTGTCCTCCCAAGTTCATTGTCCCACTGAAAACCCACACAGCTCCTGAAGGGTATGAATGCTATATGACTTGTGCTATAAAAGGGGATCCAACACCTCATGTCACATGGCTCCGCGACAGTGTCAGTCTGAATACAAACACTAACTACCTAATCTCCAACACCTGTGGAGTATGCTCTCTGCTCATATTGAGGGTTGGCTCGAAAGACACCGGGGAGTACAAGGTTGTTGCAGAAAACTCTTTGGGAAGGGCAGAGTCTGCAACTAAACTCACAGTCAGAG AATAG